From Lemur catta isolate mLemCat1 chromosome 19, mLemCat1.pri, whole genome shotgun sequence, a single genomic window includes:
- the KCNC3 gene encoding potassium voltage-gated channel subfamily C member 3 isoform X2, producing MLSSVCVSSFRGRQGASKQQPAPPTQPPESPPPLPPPLPPAPLQQQQPAQPGPAASPAGPQATRGPGGQRAEPCPGLPAAAMGRHGGGGGDSGKIVINVGGVRHETYRSTLRTLPGTRLAGLTEPEAAARFDYDPGADEFFFDRHPGVFAYVLNYYRTGKLHCPADVCGPLFEEELGFWGIDETDVEACCWMTYRQHRDAEEALDSFEAPDPAGAANAANAAGAHDGGLDDEAGAGGGGLDGAGGELKRLCFQDAGGGAGGPPGGAGGAGGTWWRRWQPRVWALFEDPYSSRAARYVAFASLFFILISITTFCLETHEGFIHISNKTVTQASPIPGAPPENITNVEVETEPFLTYVEGVCVVWFTFEFLMRITFCPDKVEFLKSSLNIIDCVAILPFYLEVGLSGLSSKAAKDVLGFLRVVRFVRILRIFKLTRHFVGLRVLGHTLRASTNEFLLLIIFLALGVLIFATMIYYAERIGADPDDILGSNHTYFKNIPIGFWWAVVTMTTLGYGDMYPKTWSGMLVGALCALAGVLTIAMPVPVIVNNFGMYYSLAMAKQKLPKKKNKHIPRPPQPGSPNYCKPDPPPPPPPHPHHGSGGISPPPPITPPSMGVTVAGAYPPGPHTHPGLLRGGAGGLGIMGLPPLPAPGEPCPLAQEEVIEINRADPRPNGDPAAAALAHEDCPAIDQPAMSPEDKSPITPGSRGRYSRDRACFLLTDYAPSPDGSIRKDWRKPGPPSFLPDLNANAAAWISP from the exons ATGCTGAGCTCAGTCTGCGTCTCGTCCTTCCGCGGGCGCCAGGGGGCCAGCAAGCAGCAGCCGGCGCCACCGACGCAGCCGCCCGAGTCCCCGCCGCCGCTGCCCCCGCCGCTGCCACCGGCGccgctgcagcagcagcagcctgcgCAGCCCGGCCCCGCCGCGTCCCCGGCGGGCCCCCAGGCAACCCGCGGGCCCGGGGGCCAGCGCGCCGAGCCATGCCCCGGGCTGCCGGCGGCGGCCATGGGGCGGcacggcggcggcggtggcgacAGCGGCAAGATCGTGATCAACGTGGGCGGCGTGCGCCATGAGACGTACCGCTCGACGCTGCGTACCCTGCCGGGGACGCGGCTGGCAGGCCTGACGGAGCCCGAGGCGGCGGCGCGCTTCGACTACGACCCGGGCGCCGACGAGTTCTTCTTCGACCGGCACCCGGGAGTCTTCGCCTACGTCCTCAACTACTACCGCACCGGCAAGCTGCACTGCCCGGCCGACGTGTGCGGGCCTCTCTTCGAGGAGGAGCTCGGCTTCTGGGGCATCGACGAGACCGACGTGGAGGCCTGCTGCTGGATGACCTACCGGCAGCACCGAGACGCCGAGGAGGCGCTCGACTCCTTCGAGGCACCCGACCCCGCGGGCGCCGCCAACGCCGCCAACGCCGCGGGCGCCCACGACGGAGGCCTGGACGATGAGGCGGGTGCGGGCGGCGGCGGCCTGGACGGTGCGGGCGGCGAGCTCAAGCGCCTCTGCTTCCAGGACGCTGGCGGCGGCGCCGGAGGACCGccggggggcgcgggcggcgcAGGCGGCACTTGGTGGCGCCGCTGGCAGCCCCGCGTGTGGGCGCTCTTCGAGGACCCCTACTCGTCACGGGCCGCCAGG tATGTGGCCTTCGCCTCGcttttcttcatcctcatctCCATCACCACCTTCTGCCTGGAGACCCATGAGGGCTTCATCCACATCAGCAACAAGACGGTGACCCAGGCCTCTCCGATCCCCGGGGCTCCCCCGGAGAACATCACCAATGTGGAAGTGGAGACGGAGCCCTTCCTGACCTACGTGGAGGGCGTGTGCGTGGTCTGGTTCACCTTTGAGTTCCTCATGCGCATCACCTTCTGCCCGGACAAGGTGGAGTTTCTCAAGAGCAGCCTCAACATCATCGACTGTGTCGCCATCCTGCCCTTCTACCTGGAGGTGGGCCTCTCGGGGCTCAGCTCCAAGGCCGCCAAAGACGTGCTGGGCTTCCTCCGGGTTGTGCGCTTCGTCCGCATCCTGCGCATCTTCAAGCTGACCCGGCACTTTGTGGGGCTGCGTGTGCTGGGCCACACGCTCCGCGCCAGCACCAACGAGTTCCTGCTGCTCATCATCTTCCTGGCCCTGGGGGTGCTTATCTTTGCCACCATGATCTACTACGCTGAGCGCATTGGCGCCGACCCCGATGACATCCTGGGCTCCAACCACACCTACTTCAAGAACATCCCCATTGGCTTCTGGTGGGCTGTGGTCACCATGACGACCCTGGGCTATGGAGACATGTACCCCAAGACGTGGTCAGGGATGCTGGTCGGGGCGCTGTGTGCTCTGGCGGGGGTGCTCACCATCGCCATGCCTGTGCCCGTCATTGTCAACAACTTTGGCATGTACTATTCGCTGGCCATGGCCAAGCAGAAGCTGCCCAAGAAGAAGAACAAACACATCCCCCGGCCCCCGCAGCCTGGCTCGCCCAACTACTGCAAGCCcgacccacccccaccacctccaccccaccctcaccacgGCAGCGGTGGCATCAGCCCACCGCCACCCATCACGCCGCCCTCCATGGGGGTGACTGTGGCCGGGGCCTACCCCCCGGGGCCCCACACGCACCCCGGGCTGCTCAGGGGGGGAGCGGGGGGGCTGGGGATCATGGGGCTGCCTCCTCTGCCGGCCCCTGGCGAGCCTTGCCCGTTGGCTCAGGAGGAGGTGATTGAGATCAACCGGGCAG ATCCCCGCCCCAATGGGGATCCAGCGGCAGCTGCTCTCGCCCATGAGGACTGCCCAGCCATCGACCAGCCCGCCATGTCCCCGGAGGACAAGAGTCCCATCACTCCCGGAAGCCGGGGCCGCTACAGCCGGGACCGGGCCTGCTTCCTCCTCACCGACTATGCCCCTTCCCCTGATGGCTCCATCAGAAAAG ACTGGCGTAAGCCAGGCCCCCCAAGCTTCTTGCCCGATCTCAACGCCAACGCTGCGGCCTGGATATCCCCCTAA
- the KCNC3 gene encoding potassium voltage-gated channel subfamily C member 3 isoform X1 has protein sequence MLSSVCVSSFRGRQGASKQQPAPPTQPPESPPPLPPPLPPAPLQQQQPAQPGPAASPAGPQATRGPGGQRAEPCPGLPAAAMGRHGGGGGDSGKIVINVGGVRHETYRSTLRTLPGTRLAGLTEPEAAARFDYDPGADEFFFDRHPGVFAYVLNYYRTGKLHCPADVCGPLFEEELGFWGIDETDVEACCWMTYRQHRDAEEALDSFEAPDPAGAANAANAAGAHDGGLDDEAGAGGGGLDGAGGELKRLCFQDAGGGAGGPPGGAGGAGGTWWRRWQPRVWALFEDPYSSRAARYVAFASLFFILISITTFCLETHEGFIHISNKTVTQASPIPGAPPENITNVEVETEPFLTYVEGVCVVWFTFEFLMRITFCPDKVEFLKSSLNIIDCVAILPFYLEVGLSGLSSKAAKDVLGFLRVVRFVRILRIFKLTRHFVGLRVLGHTLRASTNEFLLLIIFLALGVLIFATMIYYAERIGADPDDILGSNHTYFKNIPIGFWWAVVTMTTLGYGDMYPKTWSGMLVGALCALAGVLTIAMPVPVIVNNFGMYYSLAMAKQKLPKKKNKHIPRPPQPGSPNYCKPDPPPPPPPHPHHGSGGISPPPPITPPSMGVTVAGAYPPGPHTHPGLLRGGAGGLGIMGLPPLPAPGEPCPLAQEEVIEINRADPRPNGDPAAAALAHEDCPAIDQPAMSPEDKSPITPGSRGRYSRDRACFLLTDYAPSPDGSIRKATGAPPLLPLDWRKPGPPSFLPDLNANAAAWISP, from the exons ATGCTGAGCTCAGTCTGCGTCTCGTCCTTCCGCGGGCGCCAGGGGGCCAGCAAGCAGCAGCCGGCGCCACCGACGCAGCCGCCCGAGTCCCCGCCGCCGCTGCCCCCGCCGCTGCCACCGGCGccgctgcagcagcagcagcctgcgCAGCCCGGCCCCGCCGCGTCCCCGGCGGGCCCCCAGGCAACCCGCGGGCCCGGGGGCCAGCGCGCCGAGCCATGCCCCGGGCTGCCGGCGGCGGCCATGGGGCGGcacggcggcggcggtggcgacAGCGGCAAGATCGTGATCAACGTGGGCGGCGTGCGCCATGAGACGTACCGCTCGACGCTGCGTACCCTGCCGGGGACGCGGCTGGCAGGCCTGACGGAGCCCGAGGCGGCGGCGCGCTTCGACTACGACCCGGGCGCCGACGAGTTCTTCTTCGACCGGCACCCGGGAGTCTTCGCCTACGTCCTCAACTACTACCGCACCGGCAAGCTGCACTGCCCGGCCGACGTGTGCGGGCCTCTCTTCGAGGAGGAGCTCGGCTTCTGGGGCATCGACGAGACCGACGTGGAGGCCTGCTGCTGGATGACCTACCGGCAGCACCGAGACGCCGAGGAGGCGCTCGACTCCTTCGAGGCACCCGACCCCGCGGGCGCCGCCAACGCCGCCAACGCCGCGGGCGCCCACGACGGAGGCCTGGACGATGAGGCGGGTGCGGGCGGCGGCGGCCTGGACGGTGCGGGCGGCGAGCTCAAGCGCCTCTGCTTCCAGGACGCTGGCGGCGGCGCCGGAGGACCGccggggggcgcgggcggcgcAGGCGGCACTTGGTGGCGCCGCTGGCAGCCCCGCGTGTGGGCGCTCTTCGAGGACCCCTACTCGTCACGGGCCGCCAGG tATGTGGCCTTCGCCTCGcttttcttcatcctcatctCCATCACCACCTTCTGCCTGGAGACCCATGAGGGCTTCATCCACATCAGCAACAAGACGGTGACCCAGGCCTCTCCGATCCCCGGGGCTCCCCCGGAGAACATCACCAATGTGGAAGTGGAGACGGAGCCCTTCCTGACCTACGTGGAGGGCGTGTGCGTGGTCTGGTTCACCTTTGAGTTCCTCATGCGCATCACCTTCTGCCCGGACAAGGTGGAGTTTCTCAAGAGCAGCCTCAACATCATCGACTGTGTCGCCATCCTGCCCTTCTACCTGGAGGTGGGCCTCTCGGGGCTCAGCTCCAAGGCCGCCAAAGACGTGCTGGGCTTCCTCCGGGTTGTGCGCTTCGTCCGCATCCTGCGCATCTTCAAGCTGACCCGGCACTTTGTGGGGCTGCGTGTGCTGGGCCACACGCTCCGCGCCAGCACCAACGAGTTCCTGCTGCTCATCATCTTCCTGGCCCTGGGGGTGCTTATCTTTGCCACCATGATCTACTACGCTGAGCGCATTGGCGCCGACCCCGATGACATCCTGGGCTCCAACCACACCTACTTCAAGAACATCCCCATTGGCTTCTGGTGGGCTGTGGTCACCATGACGACCCTGGGCTATGGAGACATGTACCCCAAGACGTGGTCAGGGATGCTGGTCGGGGCGCTGTGTGCTCTGGCGGGGGTGCTCACCATCGCCATGCCTGTGCCCGTCATTGTCAACAACTTTGGCATGTACTATTCGCTGGCCATGGCCAAGCAGAAGCTGCCCAAGAAGAAGAACAAACACATCCCCCGGCCCCCGCAGCCTGGCTCGCCCAACTACTGCAAGCCcgacccacccccaccacctccaccccaccctcaccacgGCAGCGGTGGCATCAGCCCACCGCCACCCATCACGCCGCCCTCCATGGGGGTGACTGTGGCCGGGGCCTACCCCCCGGGGCCCCACACGCACCCCGGGCTGCTCAGGGGGGGAGCGGGGGGGCTGGGGATCATGGGGCTGCCTCCTCTGCCGGCCCCTGGCGAGCCTTGCCCGTTGGCTCAGGAGGAGGTGATTGAGATCAACCGGGCAG ATCCCCGCCCCAATGGGGATCCAGCGGCAGCTGCTCTCGCCCATGAGGACTGCCCAGCCATCGACCAGCCCGCCATGTCCCCGGAGGACAAGAGTCCCATCACTCCCGGAAGCCGGGGCCGCTACAGCCGGGACCGGGCCTGCTTCCTCCTCACCGACTATGCCCCTTCCCCTGATGGCTCCATCAGAAAAG ccacCGGTGCTCCCCCACTGCTCCCCCTAGACTGGCGTAAGCCAGGCCCCCCAAGCTTCTTGCCCGATCTCAACGCCAACGCTGCGGCCTGGATATCCCCCTAA
- the NAPSA gene encoding napsin-A has translation MPGSTPGSSEMSPPLLLLPLLLLLNVEPTGATLIRIPLRRVHPGRRTLNPLSRWGEPAELPRLGASSPGDKPGFVPLTKYMDVQYFGEIGLGTPPQNFSVVFDTGSSNLWVPSRRCHFFSVPCWFHHRFNPKASSSFRPNGTKFAIQYGTGRLTGILSEDKLTIGGIKGASVVFGEALWEPSLVFTFAHFDGILGLGFPILAVEGVRPPLDILVEQGLLDKPVFSFYLNRDPDVADGGELVLGGSDPAHYIPPLTFVPVTVPAYWQIHMERVKVGTGLTVCARGCAAILDTGTSLITGPTEEIQALNAAIGGIRLLAGAYLIRCSDIPTLPPVSFLLGGVWFNLTAKDYVIQISRDGVRLCLSGFQALDMPPPAGPLWILGDVFLGTYVAVFDRGDTHGGARVGLARARPRGAGQRGGGPAQAQFSGGRPS, from the exons ATGCCTGGGTCCACTCCTGGATCCTCAGAGATGTCCCCACCACTGCTactgctgcccctgctgctgctgctgaatgTGGAGCCCACCGGAGCCACCCTGATCCG GATCCCTCTTCGCCGAGTCCACCCAGGACGCAGGACCCTGAACCCACTGAGCAGATGGGGAGAACCGGCAGAGCTCCCCAGGTTGGGGGCCTCATCCCCTGGGGACAAGCCTGGCTTTGTGCCTCTCACCAAGTACATGGAT GTCCAGTATTTTGGGGAAATTGGGCTGGGAACACCTCCACAAAACTTCTCTGTCGTCTTTGACACTGGCTCCTCCAACCTCTGGGTCCCGTCCAGGAGATGCCACTTCTTCAGTGTGCCCTGCT GGTTCCACCACCGCTTCAATCCCAAAGCCTCTAGCTCCTTCCGGCCCAATGGGACCAAGTTTGCCATTCAATATGGAACTGGGCGGCTGACCGGAATCCTGAGTGAGGACAAGCTGACT ATTGGAGGAATCAAGGGTGCATCAGTGGTTTTTGGGGAAGCTCTGTGGGAGCCCAGCCTCGTCTTCACTTTTGCCCACTTCGATGGGATATTGGGACTTGGTTTTCCCATTCTGGCCGTGGAAGGAGTTCGGCCCCCGCTGGATATATTGGTGGAGCAGGGGCTACTGGATAAGCCTGTCTTCTCGTTTTACCTCAACAG GGACCCTGATGTGGCTGATGGAGGAGAGCTGGTCCTGGGGGGCTCAGACCCAGCACACTACATCCCGCCCCTCACCTTCGTGCCAGTCACAGTCCCTGCCTACTGGCAGATCCACATGGAGCG TGTGAAGGTGGGCACAGGGCTGACTGTCTGTGCCCGGGGCTGTGCTGCCATCCTGGATACGGGCACATCTCTCATCACAGGACCCACTGAGGAGATCCAGGCCCTGAATGCAGCCATTGGGGGAATCCGCCTGCTGGCTGGGGCG TACCTCATCCGGTGCTCAGACATCCCAACGCTCCCCCCAGTCTCCTTCCTCCTTGGCGGGGTCTGGTTTAACCTCACGGCCAAGGACTACGTCATCCAG ATTTCTCGGGATGGCGTCCGTCTCTGCTTGTCCGGCTTCCAGGCCTTGGATATGCCTCCGCCTGCAGGGCCCCTCTGGATTCTCGGCGATGTCTTCCTGGGAACCTACGTGGCCGTCTTCGACCGCGGGGACACACACGGCGGTGCCCGAGTGGGCCTGGCGCGCGCTCGGCCTCGCGGGGCGGGGCAGCGAGGGGGCGGGCCCGCGCAGGCGCAGTTCTCCGGTGGCCGCCCTAGCTGA
- the KCNC3 gene encoding potassium voltage-gated channel subfamily C member 3 isoform X4 → MLSSVCVSSFRGRQGASKQQPAPPTQPPESPPPLPPPLPPAPLQQQQPAQPGPAASPAGPQATRGPGGQRAEPCPGLPAAAMGRHGGGGGDSGKIVINVGGVRHETYRSTLRTLPGTRLAGLTEPEAAARFDYDPGADEFFFDRHPGVFAYVLNYYRTGKLHCPADVCGPLFEEELGFWGIDETDVEACCWMTYRQHRDAEEALDSFEAPDPAGAANAANAAGAHDGGLDDEAGAGGGGLDGAGGELKRLCFQDAGGGAGGPPGGAGGAGGTWWRRWQPRVWALFEDPYSSRAARYVAFASLFFILISITTFCLETHEGFIHISNKTVTQASPIPGAPPENITNVEVETEPFLTYVEGVCVVWFTFEFLMRITFCPDKVEFLKSSLNIIDCVAILPFYLEVGLSGLSSKAAKDVLGFLRVVRFVRILRIFKLTRHFVGLRVLGHTLRASTNEFLLLIIFLALGVLIFATMIYYAERIGADPDDILGSNHTYFKNIPIGFWWAVVTMTTLGYGDMYPKTWSGMLVGALCALAGVLTIAMPVPVIVNNFGMYYSLAMAKQKLPKKKNKHIPRPPQPGSPNYCKPDPPPPPPPHPHHGSGGISPPPPITPPSMGVTVAGAYPPGPHTHPGLLRGGAGGLGIMGLPPLPAPGEPCPLAQEEVIEINRADPRPNGDPAAAALAHEDCPAIDQPAMSPEDKSPITPGSRGRYSRDRACFLLTDYAPSPDGSIRKGYEKSRSLSSIAGLSGVSLRLAPLATPPGSPRATRRAPPTLPSIL, encoded by the exons ATGCTGAGCTCAGTCTGCGTCTCGTCCTTCCGCGGGCGCCAGGGGGCCAGCAAGCAGCAGCCGGCGCCACCGACGCAGCCGCCCGAGTCCCCGCCGCCGCTGCCCCCGCCGCTGCCACCGGCGccgctgcagcagcagcagcctgcgCAGCCCGGCCCCGCCGCGTCCCCGGCGGGCCCCCAGGCAACCCGCGGGCCCGGGGGCCAGCGCGCCGAGCCATGCCCCGGGCTGCCGGCGGCGGCCATGGGGCGGcacggcggcggcggtggcgacAGCGGCAAGATCGTGATCAACGTGGGCGGCGTGCGCCATGAGACGTACCGCTCGACGCTGCGTACCCTGCCGGGGACGCGGCTGGCAGGCCTGACGGAGCCCGAGGCGGCGGCGCGCTTCGACTACGACCCGGGCGCCGACGAGTTCTTCTTCGACCGGCACCCGGGAGTCTTCGCCTACGTCCTCAACTACTACCGCACCGGCAAGCTGCACTGCCCGGCCGACGTGTGCGGGCCTCTCTTCGAGGAGGAGCTCGGCTTCTGGGGCATCGACGAGACCGACGTGGAGGCCTGCTGCTGGATGACCTACCGGCAGCACCGAGACGCCGAGGAGGCGCTCGACTCCTTCGAGGCACCCGACCCCGCGGGCGCCGCCAACGCCGCCAACGCCGCGGGCGCCCACGACGGAGGCCTGGACGATGAGGCGGGTGCGGGCGGCGGCGGCCTGGACGGTGCGGGCGGCGAGCTCAAGCGCCTCTGCTTCCAGGACGCTGGCGGCGGCGCCGGAGGACCGccggggggcgcgggcggcgcAGGCGGCACTTGGTGGCGCCGCTGGCAGCCCCGCGTGTGGGCGCTCTTCGAGGACCCCTACTCGTCACGGGCCGCCAGG tATGTGGCCTTCGCCTCGcttttcttcatcctcatctCCATCACCACCTTCTGCCTGGAGACCCATGAGGGCTTCATCCACATCAGCAACAAGACGGTGACCCAGGCCTCTCCGATCCCCGGGGCTCCCCCGGAGAACATCACCAATGTGGAAGTGGAGACGGAGCCCTTCCTGACCTACGTGGAGGGCGTGTGCGTGGTCTGGTTCACCTTTGAGTTCCTCATGCGCATCACCTTCTGCCCGGACAAGGTGGAGTTTCTCAAGAGCAGCCTCAACATCATCGACTGTGTCGCCATCCTGCCCTTCTACCTGGAGGTGGGCCTCTCGGGGCTCAGCTCCAAGGCCGCCAAAGACGTGCTGGGCTTCCTCCGGGTTGTGCGCTTCGTCCGCATCCTGCGCATCTTCAAGCTGACCCGGCACTTTGTGGGGCTGCGTGTGCTGGGCCACACGCTCCGCGCCAGCACCAACGAGTTCCTGCTGCTCATCATCTTCCTGGCCCTGGGGGTGCTTATCTTTGCCACCATGATCTACTACGCTGAGCGCATTGGCGCCGACCCCGATGACATCCTGGGCTCCAACCACACCTACTTCAAGAACATCCCCATTGGCTTCTGGTGGGCTGTGGTCACCATGACGACCCTGGGCTATGGAGACATGTACCCCAAGACGTGGTCAGGGATGCTGGTCGGGGCGCTGTGTGCTCTGGCGGGGGTGCTCACCATCGCCATGCCTGTGCCCGTCATTGTCAACAACTTTGGCATGTACTATTCGCTGGCCATGGCCAAGCAGAAGCTGCCCAAGAAGAAGAACAAACACATCCCCCGGCCCCCGCAGCCTGGCTCGCCCAACTACTGCAAGCCcgacccacccccaccacctccaccccaccctcaccacgGCAGCGGTGGCATCAGCCCACCGCCACCCATCACGCCGCCCTCCATGGGGGTGACTGTGGCCGGGGCCTACCCCCCGGGGCCCCACACGCACCCCGGGCTGCTCAGGGGGGGAGCGGGGGGGCTGGGGATCATGGGGCTGCCTCCTCTGCCGGCCCCTGGCGAGCCTTGCCCGTTGGCTCAGGAGGAGGTGATTGAGATCAACCGGGCAG ATCCCCGCCCCAATGGGGATCCAGCGGCAGCTGCTCTCGCCCATGAGGACTGCCCAGCCATCGACCAGCCCGCCATGTCCCCGGAGGACAAGAGTCCCATCACTCCCGGAAGCCGGGGCCGCTACAGCCGGGACCGGGCCTGCTTCCTCCTCACCGACTATGCCCCTTCCCCTGATGGCTCCATCAGAAAAG gttaCGAGAAATCCCGCAGCCTGAGCAGCATCGCGGGCCTGAGCGGGGTGTCCCTGCGCCTCGCGCCCCTTGCCACCCCTCCTGGCTCTCCCCGGGCCACCCGCCGCGCTCCCCCTACCCTGCCCTCCATCCTCTAG
- the KCNC3 gene encoding potassium voltage-gated channel subfamily C member 3 isoform X3: MLSSVCVSSFRGRQGASKQQPAPPTQPPESPPPLPPPLPPAPLQQQQPAQPGPAASPAGPQATRGPGGQRAEPCPGLPAAAMGRHGGGGGDSGKIVINVGGVRHETYRSTLRTLPGTRLAGLTEPEAAARFDYDPGADEFFFDRHPGVFAYVLNYYRTGKLHCPADVCGPLFEEELGFWGIDETDVEACCWMTYRQHRDAEEALDSFEAPDPAGAANAANAAGAHDGGLDDEAGAGGGGLDGAGGELKRLCFQDAGGGAGGPPGGAGGAGGTWWRRWQPRVWALFEDPYSSRAARYVAFASLFFILISITTFCLETHEGFIHISNKTVTQASPIPGAPPENITNVEVETEPFLTYVEGVCVVWFTFEFLMRITFCPDKVEFLKSSLNIIDCVAILPFYLEVGLSGLSSKAAKDVLGFLRVVRFVRILRIFKLTRHFVGLRVLGHTLRASTNEFLLLIIFLALGVLIFATMIYYAERIGADPDDILGSNHTYFKNIPIGFWWAVVTMTTLGYGDMYPKTWSGMLVGALCALAGVLTIAMPVPVIVNNFGMYYSLAMAKQKLPKKKNKHIPRPPQPGSPNYCKPDPPPPPPPHPHHGSGGISPPPPITPPSMGVTVAGAYPPGPHTHPGLLRGGAGGLGIMGLPPLPAPGEPCPLAQEEVIEINRADPRPNGDPAAAALAHEDCPAIDQPAMSPEDKSPITPGSRGRYSRDRACFLLTDYAPSPDGSIRKALVTA; the protein is encoded by the exons ATGCTGAGCTCAGTCTGCGTCTCGTCCTTCCGCGGGCGCCAGGGGGCCAGCAAGCAGCAGCCGGCGCCACCGACGCAGCCGCCCGAGTCCCCGCCGCCGCTGCCCCCGCCGCTGCCACCGGCGccgctgcagcagcagcagcctgcgCAGCCCGGCCCCGCCGCGTCCCCGGCGGGCCCCCAGGCAACCCGCGGGCCCGGGGGCCAGCGCGCCGAGCCATGCCCCGGGCTGCCGGCGGCGGCCATGGGGCGGcacggcggcggcggtggcgacAGCGGCAAGATCGTGATCAACGTGGGCGGCGTGCGCCATGAGACGTACCGCTCGACGCTGCGTACCCTGCCGGGGACGCGGCTGGCAGGCCTGACGGAGCCCGAGGCGGCGGCGCGCTTCGACTACGACCCGGGCGCCGACGAGTTCTTCTTCGACCGGCACCCGGGAGTCTTCGCCTACGTCCTCAACTACTACCGCACCGGCAAGCTGCACTGCCCGGCCGACGTGTGCGGGCCTCTCTTCGAGGAGGAGCTCGGCTTCTGGGGCATCGACGAGACCGACGTGGAGGCCTGCTGCTGGATGACCTACCGGCAGCACCGAGACGCCGAGGAGGCGCTCGACTCCTTCGAGGCACCCGACCCCGCGGGCGCCGCCAACGCCGCCAACGCCGCGGGCGCCCACGACGGAGGCCTGGACGATGAGGCGGGTGCGGGCGGCGGCGGCCTGGACGGTGCGGGCGGCGAGCTCAAGCGCCTCTGCTTCCAGGACGCTGGCGGCGGCGCCGGAGGACCGccggggggcgcgggcggcgcAGGCGGCACTTGGTGGCGCCGCTGGCAGCCCCGCGTGTGGGCGCTCTTCGAGGACCCCTACTCGTCACGGGCCGCCAGG tATGTGGCCTTCGCCTCGcttttcttcatcctcatctCCATCACCACCTTCTGCCTGGAGACCCATGAGGGCTTCATCCACATCAGCAACAAGACGGTGACCCAGGCCTCTCCGATCCCCGGGGCTCCCCCGGAGAACATCACCAATGTGGAAGTGGAGACGGAGCCCTTCCTGACCTACGTGGAGGGCGTGTGCGTGGTCTGGTTCACCTTTGAGTTCCTCATGCGCATCACCTTCTGCCCGGACAAGGTGGAGTTTCTCAAGAGCAGCCTCAACATCATCGACTGTGTCGCCATCCTGCCCTTCTACCTGGAGGTGGGCCTCTCGGGGCTCAGCTCCAAGGCCGCCAAAGACGTGCTGGGCTTCCTCCGGGTTGTGCGCTTCGTCCGCATCCTGCGCATCTTCAAGCTGACCCGGCACTTTGTGGGGCTGCGTGTGCTGGGCCACACGCTCCGCGCCAGCACCAACGAGTTCCTGCTGCTCATCATCTTCCTGGCCCTGGGGGTGCTTATCTTTGCCACCATGATCTACTACGCTGAGCGCATTGGCGCCGACCCCGATGACATCCTGGGCTCCAACCACACCTACTTCAAGAACATCCCCATTGGCTTCTGGTGGGCTGTGGTCACCATGACGACCCTGGGCTATGGAGACATGTACCCCAAGACGTGGTCAGGGATGCTGGTCGGGGCGCTGTGTGCTCTGGCGGGGGTGCTCACCATCGCCATGCCTGTGCCCGTCATTGTCAACAACTTTGGCATGTACTATTCGCTGGCCATGGCCAAGCAGAAGCTGCCCAAGAAGAAGAACAAACACATCCCCCGGCCCCCGCAGCCTGGCTCGCCCAACTACTGCAAGCCcgacccacccccaccacctccaccccaccctcaccacgGCAGCGGTGGCATCAGCCCACCGCCACCCATCACGCCGCCCTCCATGGGGGTGACTGTGGCCGGGGCCTACCCCCCGGGGCCCCACACGCACCCCGGGCTGCTCAGGGGGGGAGCGGGGGGGCTGGGGATCATGGGGCTGCCTCCTCTGCCGGCCCCTGGCGAGCCTTGCCCGTTGGCTCAGGAGGAGGTGATTGAGATCAACCGGGCAG ATCCCCGCCCCAATGGGGATCCAGCGGCAGCTGCTCTCGCCCATGAGGACTGCCCAGCCATCGACCAGCCCGCCATGTCCCCGGAGGACAAGAGTCCCATCACTCCCGGAAGCCGGGGCCGCTACAGCCGGGACCGGGCCTGCTTCCTCCTCACCGACTATGCCCCTTCCCCTGATGGCTCCATCAGAAAAG CTCTTGTCACCGCCTGA